In Caldicellulosiruptor obsidiansis OB47, a single window of DNA contains:
- the lgt gene encoding prolipoprotein diacylglyceryl transferase, which produces MIDDSIVFPGLGLRFDFSPVAFKIFGLEVRWYGIIIAMGFLCGFIASTYFAKKEDVNPEILLDVAIIALPFAIIFARAYYVIFNFKEFKDNILSIFAIRQGGIAIYGALIGALLSTYIYCRIKNINFFKICDVGVHGLILGQAIGRWGNFANREAYGYETDLPWRMQIYSSEAGKRIEVHPTFLYESLWDFLIFLLLIFLRKYKKKEGDMLGFYFIFYSIGRFFIEGLRTDSLMIGNFRVSQIVAALCIVAGIIIVSRNRRLFFDKI; this is translated from the coding sequence ATGATAGATGATAGCATAGTCTTTCCAGGTCTTGGTTTAAGGTTTGACTTTAGTCCAGTTGCATTTAAGATTTTTGGACTTGAGGTTAGATGGTATGGGATTATAATTGCAATGGGTTTTTTATGTGGTTTTATTGCAAGCACATATTTTGCTAAAAAAGAAGATGTAAACCCAGAGATTTTGCTTGACGTTGCAATAATTGCACTACCTTTTGCTATAATCTTTGCAAGGGCTTATTATGTGATTTTTAATTTTAAAGAGTTCAAGGACAATATTCTAAGTATTTTTGCCATTCGTCAGGGTGGAATTGCAATATACGGGGCTTTAATAGGAGCACTTTTGAGTACGTACATTTATTGCAGGATAAAAAATATAAATTTTTTCAAGATATGTGATGTCGGTGTTCATGGTCTGATATTAGGGCAGGCAATAGGAAGATGGGGTAACTTTGCAAACAGGGAAGCATACGGCTACGAAACAGATCTTCCATGGCGTATGCAGATTTATAGTAGTGAGGCAGGAAAAAGAATAGAGGTTCATCCAACATTTTTGTATGAGTCTTTATGGGATTTTTTAATCTTCTTGCTTTTAATATTTCTCAGAAAATATAAAAAGAAAGAAGGGGATATGTTAGGGTTTTATTTTATATTTTATTCTATCGGAAGGTTTTTCATAGAGGGGTTGAGAACAGACAGTTTAATGATAGGAAATTTCAGAGTATCTCAGATTGTTGCAGCTTTGTGCATTGTCGCTGGAATAATAATTGTGTCAAGAAATAGAAGATTGTTTTTCGACAAAATATAG